The Leopardus geoffroyi isolate Oge1 chromosome C1, O.geoffroyi_Oge1_pat1.0, whole genome shotgun sequence sequence AAGAGGAAGTTGGATGGGCCCAGGGTAGGAAGGGAAGCCTCAGGGGATTACTTCTGTCCCTTGTCAGCAAGTCTGGGGACACCGGGCAGATGTGAAGGTGGGGGGTTGTTTGGGGTTAATGTCCAAGAGtgctcttctctccccttccctgtttcTCCTCGGGGCTAGAGAACAGGCTTCTGCTCTGCAGCAGTCAGATCTTTAACTGGGCACTTGCCACGGGCCCAGATGACTCAACAGGGTCATCTGTTAGCAAGATCCTTGCTCCGTGAGGCCTGGTTGTATCCATTCTACAGCTGAGAACTCCGAGGCCAGGCGAGGGCTCTCTCCAGCCGGGATCTCAGAGCCAAGaagcaggggtgctggggtgggacCCCCTATCGGTACAACTGCCCAAACCTCCAGGGGCTCAGGGGCCTCAGCCCCAATCCGCTTCTCTCCTGTCCATCTCCACCCCCCTCCAATGCCACCCCCACAAGAGGAACATGGCAGCGACTCGCAGGCCACCAGACTTTCAACCAGAGACGGCTACGCGCCCCAAGGTTACATCTagaaatgtctggagacatttctggttgttCCACCTTGGCAAGGTTAGGGGAgaggagtgtggggaggggaccCCGACCCCCGCCACAGAGAGGTGCCGGGCCGCACGCCACAGTGGCGCTATGGCAGAGAGGTCCTGCTCCCGGGTCAGATGAGCGCGCCCTTTCAGATGTGAGCTGGGCGCCTCCTCCAGTCTTAGGCAGGTGTGGACACCGACGTGCTTGCAGATGTGGGTAGAGAGTTCTCTGCAGACTCTGGACGATGGTCCTTCCAGCTCTGGGAGGCCCTGGGCATATCCACACAGAGGGCTCCCGACAAAGACTTTCTCTTTGACCAAGCCCTGCTGGGGCTTCCCTTGAGCTCTTTTTCAAAGAGGCGTGGGCTTTCGGACTCCTCATCTATCTCTGCGCTGTCCTGTTCTCTGCAAGAACCTCGCTGAGCCAGCTCAGCCAGGAACCGTCACCCTCCATGTCTGATCGCCCCTGATGTCTGATGGGGttcctctgcccctgccacccccctcccccgtgaTGTCTGGCCTGCCTTCTGCCAGAGTCCTGCTAGGTGGCTTTAGCCAGAATCCTCTTGCCACAGCCCCCACATAGTAACTTTCCATCTGCAGACCCCCATCCTGCTCCTTGGCTACAAactcccctttcctttgttgtGTTTGGGGTTGAGCacagcctctgtcccccactgCAAAACTCCACTGTAGAGGTCCCGCGCCTCTCCGATGCCCCCTTGAGTCAAGCCCACAGCGCTGTTCAGTTACAAATGTGACTGAATAATGTTTTGTTTCACATCCTTTTGGGTGGGAACAGGAGAGACCTTTGGGCGAACTTCCTTTCAGATGTACAGGGAAGGGCCAGCTCTTGGTCAGGTGTGGAAACCCCCACCTGCAGGTGCGCCCGAGGGCGGGGCCTGGACGGGGCGGGGCGGCTGTGGGCAGGGCGGtggctgtgggagggagggggtggagccTCCTTTTTCCTGGGCGTGTGTCACCTGCCTCCCGCCCAGGGGCATTGCCCCGGCGCTACCCTGCCCGCGTGCGTGTGGCAGTGTGACACTGGGGCCTGCTCCCCGGAGCCTTCAGAGCGATCACGGACCTTACGAGCCCTATGTTGCTGGACCCACAGAACACAGAACATGGCGGATGGGGCACAGGCCAACCCCAAAGTGTTGAGGAAGAAGGTGCTGGTTAGGCACCCCTCCGGGTGGAGGGGCCCAAGTCTCAGGGCCTCTTTTCCTTGGAGAACCTCGAGGTATGTGCCTGCTACCCTGGGATAGAATCCTCCCCAGAGAGGAGCGGGGATGGGCTGGGGGAACTGGCTCCTAGAATCCGTGTCTCCAGAAAAAAGAGCTCTAAGTCTCTGAGTGAAGGCTGAGATATGTCAGTACATTTTCAGCACCAGAAGACTTTAGAGATAAGCCCGTCAATCCTCATGAGGCacttgaggcccagagaggctatgGGATCTACGTGAGGTCACACAGCATTTTGGCAGAAGAGCCAGGACTAGAACCTGGGGACCCAGGTCTCTTGGCTCCAAGTGCAAGACCCAGCCACCGGGTTGGGTCACGTGACTTCCTGGAGTGCCTATGGAAGGGGGGTTCGTTCTGATCTGTGACAGTAGCCCGACCTCATGAGGCGGTGAGCTTCCTGTCTCAGAAGCCTGCTCGGGGTCAAAGGAGGAAGGAGGCTCCCGGTgcctcctggctctgccatctGGGGGGCGGTCCGTtcagggggtggagggcaggtgggaggagaTCATCCCAGAGCTGGGGCAGCAGGAGTAGGGGCCCGGGGGGATGACATCGTCGGGGCCTCAGAAGGGAGCTGCGGGAGCCTGGGACGGACGGGCTCGGGGCTTGGATGTTCCCTTCTCTCAGGTCCAGCTTGGGTATGAAGAAATTCTTCACCATGGTCGTCCTGGCCGGCAGCGGTGAGTAAAGGCTCTGGGGagactcctctctctcccccctcccccacttgctcctGTGACCTTGGGCCCCTAGGTTCTCCATCCACTGACTGGctctctctgggcccctgctTCCCAGCTCGGGCCCCTGTCAGGCCCTCACTGACCTGGGGCTGTTTGCCGATTATAAACACACCAAGGGCCGTGGGCATTTACGAGCCTCCCAGGCGGCAGGGCCCCGGGCTGAGCAAGCATTGTAAAATGGTAGTGTTTGCTGGGCGTCTGGCCGCCCCCGGGAAAACCTGGGTGTTTGTGTAGATAAGAGTATTTGTGTACATGTGTACCTGAGACAAGAGCTAATAGGTTTGGGTGTGGATATAcacatgtatctgtgtgtgtgtgggggggggggttgtgtctCAGCACAGTGACGTCTGTGTGTCCTCCACACGTCAAAAAATGTGTAAGTGTGTACTAACTGcaggtgcacgtgtgtgcgtgtgtgtgtgtgtgtgtgtgtgtgtgtgtgtgtaccaggGCCGTCTGTGTGAGCGTGCGAGAAGTCGGCAAGGAAGGTCTGGGGGCTCCTTTCCCAGGGCTGGTGCTCCCGGGGAACACCGGTCGGGGACAGCTGAGGCTCCTGACACAGATGTGACCCCATCACACATCCAGGTGTTCTGGTGGCAGGTGCCTCCGGGAGGTGGAAGCTGGGCTAGAGGTGTCACTGACTCTTCATCCGGCCCGTTGCATATCGCCGGAGTGCAGCCTGCTCTGGGGCAAAGAAAGAACCGCTGGGCACAAAATAAGGGTTAAACGTGGCCAGAGGTGACAATGGTTGGCTGACCTGACGGCTGAAGCGAGTGTTGAGACAGCAAGCCTCTGAGTTCCGCCCGAACTGCTGGCCGCTAAGGCGTCTGCCCGACTCGCTTTCTTCTGCTTGGAGTGCGAGTGTGGACGTGGCCTCGGCTCCCTGGGTTCCCCGTGGGCGCCGCACACGTGAGTGTGGTTCCACTGGTGGTGTGGCGTGCGGGCGTGCGAGGCCTCTGTGGGCGAGTGTGTGTCCCcgtgtgtgagtgtggggggcTCGCGTGGTAACATCCCACCCTGCGTGCAGCTGCTGGTGAGAGGGCCCTGGGGCGGGGAAGCTGTCCCCCGGGGGAAACACCTGCACAGCTGGGCTGCGGGAGGCCAGACCTCACAGGTGCTCCCTCCTCACAGCCTCTGCTCGCAGTGCCCAGCAGGAGAGCGGCATCGTCCCCATCCCCGTCCCCGTCCCCGGTTTGACAGTTGAGGTCAAGGAGCTTATGCAACCTGCCCGCGTGGTCATCGCAGGCCTCGTGGAGAGACCTGTTTGTGGACCCAGGGCTGTCTGCGTTTGACTCCCAAGGTCTGATTCCAGATCTGACTCCCAAGCTGCTTGACATTTCCCTCTGGCCGCAGGACCCAGCACAGCGTGGGGGAAGGGCCGGGGGACACACCTAAGGTCCCCTTTGTCCTACTCCCACCAACGGCCCTCACGTCCCTTGTGCAGCTCAGGGATGGGCTTGGGTCCACTGGACACAgggtcctccctccccctgcctcagaCCCCACCTGAGACATGTGCCTCTCTCTCCACCATCCTCTTAGAGTTGCCTGTCATTTGTCCCAGCTCCTTCCCTGTTGCCTCTCTCATTTGCTCCTTATTTTCTGTAATGATGAAAGTCACCAAGCCAATAAACGGGAAGGCTCAGGTGGAGCGGGATTCCCAAGGCCCATTAAGTGGGGCTAGAGCGGCTGTCCCGTGTGCGGGTTGGCCTCACCCAGTATGGACTGGAGCCCCAGGCTCCGGAGTGACTCAGCAGGGAGCCAGGGGCAGATGTAGAGTCAGCACAGGCCGGGgtgaagaggcagggaggaggggagaggagggtatGTCGCTGGGGCAGACTCACCTGGCAGGTGCGGGGAGGCTGCTGCTTTTGCTGGCGTGGGAAGGGGGTCATTGACCTATTGCTTCCGGTGAGACATGGCCAAagggaaagggtgtgtgtgtgtgtgtgtgtgtgtgtctgtctgtcttcgcCGAATGACCAGACCACCGCATTGTCTCTGGATTCATCGTGAGATGCCCAAGCCCCAGGACTGTGCTGGGGACACTGAGTTCCTACTGGGGGGCAGAGGAGCCAGATCAAACCCAGGACCCAGAATCAAACCCCTGTGTTCACAAGAGCACGTGGCATTTGTGAAGCCCCTTACGGTGGACCGGTCACTTGGGACCTCACTGCCTGGGTGCAAATTCCACCCCTACCACTTTTTTGATGATGTTCTTGGGGAAGTTACTTGGGTaagctctgggcctcagtcttctcatctgtaaagtgggggcaACAACAGCACTCCATGAGTTAATGCCTGGAAGGGGCTCaggacagcacctggcacagagaagcCCTCAGTAAAGAGTAATAGCTATTTCCTTCTAAGGGCCCTCAGACATCATggctttttatacattgtttccttcctccctctctgcccactctctctcctcctttccctggccttggggtgtggggagggcagtCAGACAGGAGGGGGCCCCCCACCAGGCAGGGAGCTCACAGCACCCCCTTGGTTCTCTTGCAGTCCTGCCCGCAGCCCGCAGCAGCCTGCTTAACCTGAAGTCCATGGTGGAAACCATCACGGGGAGGAGTGCCATCTTGTCCTTCGTGGGCTACGGCTGCTACTGTGGACTAGGAGGGCACGGGCTGCCCATGGATGAGGTGGACTGGTAGGTTCCGGAGTGCCTGGGCCACTGTCAGGcctgggaggggggcagtgaAGGTCAGACTGGTCTCCATTTCTGAGACATGGGAGAGGGTCCTTTCCCCTAAGGATGAGGCTGGTTCAATGAGTTTGTGACCAAGAGCCTGACCTTGACCCATGTCCTCCTCTACTGTCTTGGGTGGTTTCTACTGTGCATCTCCAAGTCTTGGGCTTGGAGGCGTTTGAACTCCCAGTCTCGCCAGGAAGGAAACTTTGACCTGCCCCCCACACACGTGAGAGCAACAGATGCACAGCTCATGCTCAACACAAGCAAGGGCTGTGACCCCTCTCACTCCCATCACCCTAGAGGCCCTGATGGAGGACTGTGTTTCTTCCATCAGACTGAAGACTGAAGCCATGGCTTAACTTTCTGCTCCTATCTCCCCCAAAGCAGCCAGCGCTAAGTCTGGTATCACgggggtgcttaataaatgcagGTTGACTAATTGCCTTCCTCCACCAGAGGGGATGGGGATGGCCACACTACACTtgcttcctgcctcccacccccaatgCCCACTCAACCCTCCAGACTTTTGTCTCTCCCTGGCCATCGTGCCCAGCCGGGCATGGCCTCCTCATAGGCTCAGGCTCCTTTGACACCAACTTAGTCCTAACCCTCCTTCCCATCCTGACCACATCATCGGACAGCCTGACgcctcccacctcctgcctcctgcagccAGGGCTCCAAGGGGGAAAGCTGGGCTCTTCCTGGCTATGTGACCTCAGACAAGGaactgcccctctctgggcctcagtctgaAGGTCTGATCCACGAGGAACCGAAACAGATGACCGGGGTCTCTGCCGGTGGGAGATGGGCCAAGCTCGGCTATGTGGGCCTGCTGTCCTCTACCTGCCCCTAGGTGCTGCCACGCCCATGACTGCTGCTACCAGAAGCTCTTCGACCTGGGCTGCCACCCCTATGTGGACCACTATGAATACACCATCGAGAACAATACTTCCATCATCTGCAGtgagtccctcccccccccacccaggagaAGGGCTTAGACTGCCAGTGCCCCCAGGCTGCTCGGGGGGCCCGTGCACGGGGTTGCCAGGTGAAATACAGGATGCCCACTTAcgtttgaatttcaggtaaacgaAACATGTTTTCACATAAGTATATCCTAAATATTGCACGGGACATACTCATACTAAAAAGTAAATGCTAGCATAAAAACAATGACTATTGGCATGAAAATAAGAATTAGCATAAGTATATCCCATGTAGTactgggacatacttatactaaaatatttactgtttggaaCTCAAAGTAGCCAggcctcttgtttttgtttgtttgttaactCTGAGAACCCTAGCCATGGCCCTAGCACGTCTCTCTGATGTGCTCTGATCCCCCCAAGCCCGAATCAGCAGGCTGCTGCCCTAGTTGTTGATTCTTAAGCTTCGGAGAGCTTAGGGAGTGGTTCTGATTCAGTGGGCCTGGGtgagggcccaggaatctgttttTAACCAGATCATCAGGCGATGGGAAGACTTGGTGACACATGGGTCTGGGTTTAAACCTGGATTCTGCCAACATCTCCTGCGGT is a genomic window containing:
- the PLA2G2F gene encoding group IIF secretory phospholipase A2, with the protein product MADGAQANPKVLRKKVLVRHPSGWRGPSLRASFPWRTSRSSLGMKKFFTMVVLAGSVLPAARSSLLNLKSMVETITGRSAILSFVGYGCYCGLGGHGLPMDEVDWCCHAHDCCYQKLFDLGCHPYVDHYEYTIENNTSIICSELNETECDKQTCECDKNVVLCLRNQTYNEKHRNYLNIYCQGPTPNCSIYEPPLEEAAYRHISPTPPAPP